A region of the Chryseobacterium cucumeris genome:
AGAGAAGATAAGGGAATTCTTTACAAAGATTTTGCCCATGCACCAAGTAAGGTAAAGGCTGCGGTAAAAGCCTTTGCCGAGCAATTTAAAAATAATAAGAAATACGGATTCCTGGAGCTTCATACCTATTCCAGCTTAAATCCTGCTTTCCTTGAGCAGTATGACCACGCCATGGATGGTTTGGAGGAAGCCATTGTTTTCTATTCTGAAGATGCTTTGAAGATTAAAAGAATGGAACCTATATCTCCTGAATTCATCAAGCAAAAATTCAGAAATGACAATTTAAAGGTTTTCACCAATGCTGAAGATCTGCATGCTTACTGGAATACATTAGATAAAACAGATGGTGTTTATCTCATGATGAGCTCCGGAAATTTTGGTGGATTAGACTTAACAAAATAAATAAAAAGCTTCAGAAATTCAATCTGAAGCTTTTTTATTACGTATACTAATTATCATTCAATTTTTTGTTATTGGTCAGTTCGATACTTTTTATGGAACCTATCGGAGCTATTTTTATCGTTTTATTTCCTTTAGCAAGATAAATATAATACATACTGTTGGATCCTATCAGATGTACCTGATCAAAGCTTTCATCTCCATAGTTTAATTTATAGTCATATTTAAGCTTATTCTCCTTGATCTTCCTGGTGAGCCCAAGACCTTCCCCCCATCCTATTCCTACAAAGAAAGACAATAACATCATGGCAAGAAATCTCACAAACATATTGGTAAAATGATTCTCAATAGCTTCTTTACTCATGTTTTCATGTTCTTTAAGAGATGCCATTTGTAATGCCCAACGTTTATTTTTATTAGCTTGTTTCGATAAAAAAGAGGGAAAAGCAAATGAAAATACAACAACCCCAATCAGGGCAATCAATATAATAGGATGAGCTGTTAAAGTAGCAATCGGACTTATCAGAATGTCCATGATTGTTGAATACTTGAGAATATTGATATTGATCTGATAGTAGAATACACTTTCTTTTAGTATTCCCATTATGACGAGAAAAAGATATCCGAATGGAAGTGATCTCTGAATTCCTTCTGAATATTTCATGGATATATTGGCTGGTTTTAGTTTTTATATTTCACGAAAATAGAAAATTACCAGCAAATGGAAAACATATGGATCTACATTTCACATTCTTTGATCAGTTTCTTTAAAATTTCCTCTGTAGACTGTTCGCTGTACTGGTGAATAGACTGTCCCACCCAGATTCCTGCAAACTCTGGATTTTGCAGAGCTTTAGCTGCTTTTCGTAAGGCATTGGTCAGTTTGTTCTGATAAGGATATGGTAAAATATATTCTGAATTTTCAACCGTTTCTATAAATTTGTTTTTCACTCCTCTTGCATACCGCCCGGAAAAGCTCTTCGTGAGAACAATTTCTTCTTCTCTTACCCTTTTCAATCTTTCTTTTTCAAAAGGCAATAAAGCGCTTTCCTGAGAAGCCAGCAAAAGATTACCCACCTGAAAACCCTGGGCACCTAAGTCTTTAACGGCTTGTAATGTTTTTGCTCCATAAATTCCTCCCGCATAGATCAAAGGAACATTTACCTGATCGTAGATCTGTGACAATAAAGATAATCCTCCGATCTGAGGAATATTTTCAGATTCAAAACTACCTCTGTGGCCACCAGCTTCTATTCCCTGCACACAAATAATATCAATACCGGATTTTTCAAGCAACAAAGCTTCCTTCACAGAAGTACAGGTACCAATAAGAGTCACTCCGTTTTCATGTAATTTCTGAATACTTTTATCATCAAGATTTCCGAATGTAAAGCTTACAATTTTACATCCTTCTTCAATAATGGCATCAACCTGTTCATGATAGCTGTTGACACTGATTTCTTCGATGTCGGGAAGATTTACTTCTATATTATTTTCTCTGGCCAGCTCTTCAATAAACTGCTTGGTTTTGCTATATTTTTCTTTTAAATCGTCCGTCACTTCAGGAATGTGATGGACAAATATATTGGCAGCAAACGGCTTATCAGTCAGTTCTTTTGTTTCCCTGATCAATTCCACAGAATGATCTGCCGAAAGATCAGCCAGTGCCAGTGATCCCAGACAGCCTGCTTTTGCAGCGGCAACAGCCATTTGTACAGTACTTACCCCAAACATCGGAGCCTGAATGAGAGGATATTGTATTCCTAGTTTTTTACTGATTGTATCGGGCCAGAACATAAAAAATTATTTTAATTAAAAGGTACAAAAAATAAGAGCACCTCATTTTCAACAGGATATGATATTCCTCACCCTGAATGAAAATACAATTCCCACAGATCACACGAATGTCACAGATCGTAATCTGAACTAGTGAAAACTGCGGGAATATTTTGATTCTTTATTTTTATTAAATATCTGCTACAGAATTTAGCATTTTTTGTTCCCATTCAGGATCTTTAGGATCAAAGAACAATCTTTTTCCAGTATCTAAAGAACGGACAACATTCATTTCATCTTCTGTCAGCTCAAAATCAAATACGTTAAAGTTTTCTTCAATTCTTGATGGTGTCACAGATTTTGGAATCACAACGAAACCTTCCTGAAGGTGCCATCTCAAGATTACCTGAGCTACGGTTTTACCATATTTTTCGGCAATAGCTTTCAGTTCAGGATTGCTTAAAAGATTAGCGTTACCATTTCCCAGCGGGCTCCATGGCTGTGTTATGATATTATTTTCTCTGTCATACACCTGCAGTTCTTTCTGCTGAAATACAGGATGCAGCTCAATCTGATTGATAACCGGTAAAACAGTTGAATTTGCTTTTAATTCTTCAAGTTTTTCGACGGTAAAATTACATACTCCAATTGCTTTGATCTTCCCCTCCTGATAAAGCTCTTCCAAAGCTTTCCATGTTCCCAGAAAATCTCCATACGGCCAGTGGATAAGATACATATCAAGATAATCCATCTGTAATCTGTCCAATGTTCTCTGAAAAGCGCTTTTCGCCTTTTCGTATCCATGATCCTGAACCCATACTTTGGAGGTGATAAACAGTTCGTCTCTGTTTACACCACTATTTTTTACGGCTGTACCTACTGCAGTTTCATTCTGATAAATAGCAGCGGTATCGATCATTCTATATCCTGTCTGAATAGCTTTGATTACTGCATTTTCACATTCTTTCAGATCTTCCATCTGCCATACTCCAAATCCTAAGGCCGGAATATCCACACCGTTATTTAATGTTACCACAGGTTGTCCTGTATAGGTTTTCTTTTGCATAAATCTTTATTTTAATGATTAATATAAAGTGATAAACAAATTTGCAATAAAAAATTGAAAATTCTGCCTACCATTTTTACTGTTTCTGTTAAAAAATTCTTATTCATAAGGTTTAAGATGATGTATAAACTACCCGTCTTTTTGCTTCACAAAAATCCACCTCTTCAGAGAAGGGGAATGTCTGTAGTCGATAAAACCTACTATGTTAACTTCTAACTTCTAACTTCTAACTTCTAACTTCTAACTTCCAGCTTCCAGCCTCAAAATTCACCCTTCTCCTGGCATCTCACCTCTATTTTCCCTATTTTTGCTCAAAATTTAAAAATCATGTCACAACATATCAGATTGGCTACAGCAGAGGATTATCCGAGAATTATGGAAATATGGGAATCAGCAGTAAAAGCAACACACGATTTTCTTGCTGAGGAAGATTTCAATTATTTTAAAGAAGTCATTCCAAGAGACTATCTTCCTAATCTGGAAGTGTATTTAATTACTGAAGATCATGAAACTAAAGGATTTGCTTCCGTAGCAGAAGGCAACCTGGAAATGCTTTTCATCCACAACGATACACGTGGAAAAGGCTATGGTAAAACACTTTATCAGTTTATGAAAGAAAAAACCGGACTGACCAAAGTAGATGTCAATGAACAAAACCCTCAGGCTATCGGTTTTTATGAAAAAATGGGTTTCAAAAAAGTCGGAAGATCTGAAAAAGATGGTTCAGGAAAAGATTATCCACTTATTCATATGAGTCTGTAATGGAAGATTTCACTTTTCATCAATTAAATTCCGATTCGGAAATTCCCTATCATCTCCTGTTATTGGCTGATGAAACCAAGGAAGCGATTAATCAATATATTTTCAATTCCGATATTTATCTTTTGCATAACGGTACTGAAAACATTGCAGTGATGGCATTGTACAGAAAAAGTGATACTGAACTGGAAATTAAAAATGTTGCCGTCATTGAAAGCTACCGTAGCAAAGGAATCGGAAGTATCCTGATGAACAAGGCTAAAGAAATTGCCAAAGAAAACCACTATAAAATACTGACTGTCGGAACCTCGGATACGGGATTCCAACAGATCAGATTTTATGAGAAAAACGGATTCATCAGAAGTGGAATTCTGAAAGACTTTTTTATTAAAAATTATCCTGATCCAATCTATGAAAACGGTTTACAGATGCGCGATATGGTTGTCTTAAGCCATCACCTGGCGGAATAAACCTTTAATGTGTTCTATTTCAGCCTGGTAATTGGTTTTCTTACGACATCCGAAATACAGTGTGTTTTCCAGTTTCTTTTTTCCTTCCCAGATCAGCTGTACTTCACCGCTTTCGATATCATTCCTGCAAAGAAAATCAGGTACAACAGCTAATCCTGTTCCTCCCTTCAGACAGCGGATAATTGAATTCAGGTTGGGAACGATATAATTGGGGCGGAAATTCGGTTTATGACCAAAATTTAAGGTCCAGAACTGGAAAAGGTGTTCCATATCTCCGGTGGTTCCATACCATTTTTCATTCTTCAGCCACTCTTCAATCTGCTCTGCATCTTTTGTTTTCAACACTTTATTGAAAGCTGCTTTATCTACATCTTTCCCCCCAACCAGAATAATTTGTTCCGAAGAGAAGGCTTCATGCTCGATATTGGGTGAAGACCCTTTTTTAGGAGTGATGATCAGATCGAGAATTCCCTTATCCAATTGATCCAGCATTTCGGGGTATTCTCCAAAACTGATGATCAGATTAAAAGGTAATGAAGAAACATATTGCTCCAGAGTAGTCTGAAAAGTCTCAAAACACATCCCTACACTGATGGTAGGCGTATGTTTCTCTGTAGATTTCTGAAAATTCTTTTCTACATCTTCCAGCTTAGTGAGCGGTTCAGCAACTGCATTAAACAATACTTTACCACGCTCTGTCGGAATCATTTTCCTACCGGTCCTGTCAAACAGCTTGTAACCCACATAAGCTTCCAGAGAACTTAAGTGAAGGCTTACTCCCGGCTGTGATATGAATAAGGCATCAGCTGCACCTGTCAATGTCCCGGTTTTATAGATCGCCTTAAAAGTACGATACCATTCTAAATTAACCATGACTTAATTATTAATATTATAATGCAAAGTTACAAAATAATTATAATATTAATACATTTTCATTCTTCAGAAACGAAGCATAATAATCCGGAATCCCGCTTTCATGTATCTGGCGGATAGTTTCATCAATCGGATAAGATAACTGTACAATTTCAGGGGTGATTTTTTCTTCATCCAAAGTCAGTACCAGATAAGAAGCCAGTCTGTTTTCTTCTTTGGAGCGGCCTACAGAACCGCAATTAACGGCCCATGTATTATTTCCGAACTGTTTTTTAAATGATAAATGGGTATGTCCCATTACGATCAGATCGGCTTTTGCCCATTCCAGCATAGATGTAAAAACCTCATCATTTTCTGATTCATACAAATAAGTATCATTGCTTTCAAGACTGGAATGAACCAGCTGGATGTTCCAGTGCTTTTTACCTGTTTTGTAATTTAACTTTAAGTGAAAAGGCAACCCGGAAAGAAACTTTTTATTCGGTTCTGTAATATATTTTTTAGAATGATCTATAGCAATAAAGCGGGCAGTAGTTTCTTCTTCTGAATGCTTAGGCAAAGGAACAACAGGAATATCAAAAGCAATTCTTTCATCGTGATTTCCCATCAGACATGGAATGTTCAGACTCCTTATTTTTTCTATTACTTCATTTCCCCAGGGTGCAAAATCTACCAGATCTCCCAGGCAGAACTTCTGGCTTATTCCTCTCTGCTCAATATCCTTCAACACCACTTCCAGTGCAGGAAGATTTCCATGCACATCACTAAAAACAGCTATCTGTATCATTGTCCTTCAATTTGTTAGGCAAATTTACCTGTCGGAAAATAATTCCGGTTCAGGGATTATATGATATTTTACCATGAAAGGGGAAATTGTCAATCGTCAATTTTTGCTTCGCAAAGTCAATAGTGAATGATTAACTGCTGATTAGAAATACCTGTATATACAAACAAATCGGCTGCACTTAATCCAGGACCACGTACCCCAAAACTCGTAAAAAATTCACAAGCGAAGCGTATTGACCATTGACCATTCACATATATAACCTTACCTCCAAACTATAATTTAAATAATAATTCCCTATAATTTATATTATTTTTATTATACAATAATCTGATCTAACTTTGCAGAGTAAAATTTAAACAATCATAAAAAAATGAAAAAAGTACTAATCATCAACGGAGGACAGAATTTCGGACATTCCGGAGGAAAATATAATCAGACTATCGCAGACAATACATTAGCCGTTCTTAAAGAATTTGAAAATGTAGAAGTAAAGATAACGAATGTAAGTGAAAATTATGACAAACATGAAGAAGTGCAGAAGTTTGTCTGGGCAGATTACATCATTTACCACACTCCTATCTGGTGGTTCCAGCTTCCGAACGGATTGAAAAAATATATTGACGAAGTCTTCACGGCAGGTCATGCAAAAGGAATTTATATGAGCGACGGAAGAAAGGCTGAGAGTCCTGAAATCAACTATGGTACAGGAGGAATGCTTGGCGGGAGAAAATATATGTTAACAACAAGCTGGAATGCTCCTGCAACTGCTTTCACACTTCCCGGAGAATTCTTTAATGAAAAAAGCGTGGACGAAGGTCCTTTATTTGGATTCCACAGAATGAATGCCTTTGTTTCAATGGAAAAAATGGAAAGCTTCCACTTCCACGATGTGGAGAAAAACGCCAATATAGAACGCGATATGAAGCTTTACAAAGAACATGTGAGAAATGTTTTTGAAAAAGAATTAAGATCTGAACTGGTATCATGAAAAAAATACTGATCACAGGTATTACCGGCTATATAGGCGGAACTATCGCAAAAAAACTCCTCGACAGGAATTATGAAGTGACAGGACTAGTTCGTAATGAAACCCATGTGCAGGAACTGGAATCATTAGGAATCAAAACCATTGTGGGAAATATTCATGAGGAAGACCTCATCAGAACAGCGGTTTCTGATATTGATGCTGTGATCCATAATGCAGATTCAGCAGATGATGCGTATGCAGCAGATAACTTTATCAAAGCTCTGGAAGGAAGTCAGAAAACCTTTATATTCACTTCAGGCTCTGCCATTTTTGGTGGAAAAGAGAATGGTAAAAAAAGTGACTTTATATTCAGAGAAGATTTCCCTTTGCAGCCAAGACTGGAAATGGCATCAAGAGTATTGATCAACAATTACGTCCTGCAATCTGCCAGCAAAGGCATACGAAGTATTGTTATTGTTCCTACCATGGTTTACGGAGAAGGTTTAGGAATTAAAAAAGACAGCATTCAGATTCCGGCTCTTATCAACTTTTCTAAGGAGAAAGGGCATGGAGTTTATTTTGGTGAAGGTGAAAATATCTGGTCCAACTTACATATTGAAGATCTCGCAGATCTGTATGTACTCGCATTGGAAAAAGCAAAAGGAGGCTCTATCTATTATGCAGAAAACGGTTCATCTTCTCTGAAAAACATTGCAGAAAAGATCAGTAAAAAATATAACTTACAATCAGCTAAATCATTAAGCATACAGGATGCGGTTGACAAATTTGGTCCTGCAGGAGGTTATTTCGGTTTTGCATCCAACAGCAGATGCAGTTCAGATAAAGCTAAAGCAGAACTGGATTGGAAACCTATCTATAACTCTATTGAAAATTTTATTTAATTATGAAAATTCATCTTACAGCCATTATAAAATCCAAGGAAGAACATCAGGCAGAAGTACTGGAAGTTCTTCAGAATATGGTAAAAGAAACAAGAAAAGAAGAAGCTTGCGAGCTTTACAGCCTTCACCAGGGAATTGAAGACAAAAATGAATTTGTTTTCTACGAAATCTGGAAAAGTAAAGAAGGACTGGATCAGCACAATCAGCAGCCTTATATCCAGGCTTTCGGAGCTTTGGTTGAGGAGAAACTTCAGGAAAAACCACAGATTTATACCACCAATCTTATTTAACAATGAAAAAATTAGTGTTTTTAATGCTTGCGGTCTTTACGATAGGATTCGTACAGGCACAAACCAAAAAATCAAAGAATATGAAAAAGAAAATATTATTCGTCGTAACCAGTCATGACAAAAAAGGCAGTACAGGTGAAGATACAGGATATTATCTGGGTGAAGTTTCTCATCCGTGGGAAGTTCTTCACAAGGCAGGATATGAAATAGACTTTGTAAGTCCGAAAGGCGGAACTCCTCCGGTAGACGGCTTCGATTTGAAAGATCCTGTCAACAAAGAATTCTGGGAGAACAAGGAATATAAAAACAAAATTGATCACTCAATGACTCCGTCACAGGTCGATCCTAAAGAATATTCAACCATCTTTTATGCAGGAGGACACGGAGCAATGTGGGATTTTGCAGACAATAAGGAACTTTCAGATATCGCTTCCAAAATTTATGAAAACGGAGGTATTGTTGCCGGAGTATGTCATGGTCCCGCAGGTTTGGTGAATATCAAACTGAATAACGGGAAATATCTTGTAGACGGTAAAAAAATCAATGCTTTTACCAATGAAGAGGAATCTGAAGTAAAATTAACAAACGTTGTTCCATTCTTACTGGAAGATAAACTGAAAGAAAGAGGAGCAAAATTTGAAAAATCCGGGCTTTGGCAGAATCATGTGGTAACCGATCAGAGAGTGATCACAGGACAGAATCCACAGTCAGCAAAAAGCGTTGGAGAAGCTATCGTAAAGGAATTAAATAAGTAACAAACAATTTTTAACCACAAAAGTCACAACAGTTTTCAGTCACTTAAGTAAAAAAAGATGCTATTCAGAATACAGAGAAGAACACTTAAGTTCTTTTTAAATCCGAAAAGTTCTTAGAAGTGTCACTATTGAAACAGCGAGAATTCCCCTCCTCCGGAGGGGTGGCGAAAATTCAAAGAATTTTTGACGGGGTGGTTTAACACAACAACAATTTTTAAACAAACAAAAATGGAATATAGAAAATTAGGAAACACCGATTTAGAATTATCAGCAATCACACACGGAGCTTTTGCCATCGGTGGAAACATGTGGGGCGGTAATGAAAAACAGGATTCTATCAATTCTATTCACGCATCATTAGATCATGGTGTAACTTCTATCGACACGGCTCCATTCTATGGTTTCGGACTGAGTGAAGAAATGATCGGTGAAGCTATCAAAGGAAAAGACCGTTCAAAAATTCAGCTTTTAACAAAATTTGGATTGGTATGGGACGGAAGCAACAACGGAAAAGGAGAATTTTTCTTTGATGCAGAAGATGAAGGAAAAACACTTCCGGTTTATAAGCTGGCTTCAAAAGAAAACATCATCAAAGAAGTTGAAGAGAGTTTAAAAAGATTAGGTACAGATTATATTGACCTTTTACAGCTTCACTGGCCTGACAGCACAACGCCTATCTCTGAAACTATGGAAGCAATGGAACTATTGATCCAGCAGGGAAAAATCCGTGCTGCTGGAGTAAGCAACTACAGCGTGGCTCAGATGGAAGAAGCTAACAGGACTTTAAACCTTGCCAGCAACCAGGTTTCTTACAGTATGCTAAACCGTGCAATCGAAAATGATCTTGTTCCGTATTCTCTGGAAAACAATTCTGGAATTATCGTGTACAGCCCGATGGAAAGAGGTCTTTTAACCGGTAAATATTTCAAGGAAACCCAATTGAAAGATAACGACCACAGAAACGGATATTTCTCTCAGTTTGATCTGAATAAGGTAAAAACTTTCTTAGAAAAAATTGAGCCTATTGCACAGGAAAAAGGAGCCAGCCTTTCTCAACTGGTATTAAGATGGACTACGTTACAACCAGCTATTACAGTTGTATTGGCAGGAGCAAGAAATGCACACCAAGCCATCGAAAACGCAAAGGCAATGTCTATCGACCTTTCACAGGAAGAATTGAGCTACATCAATTCAGCTTTAAGCGAAATTTAATGTAAAGGCAGGAAGATGGAGGATGGAAGCTGGAAGCTATATTAGGTTTCTATTGCACTATTTTGCAGGTAACAAAAGAGATTCCTCCTAAGTCGGAATGACGATTGAAGTTAAATTGCATTGATTATCCGACGTCAATAACTTCCCTCTTCCAGCTTCCAGCTTCCTTTCTTTTAACCTCAATCCTTATAAAAATGAAAAATAATCTGATCAGAATGTTCGGGTTAGCTACACTATTGACTATCAACAGCATTAATTTAAAAGCTCAGACACTCGTCAATCCTGAAGATAAATCATGGTATCCTTCGGCTTACGGTACGAAAGATGAGATTGGAGCAGCCAATCTGTTAACACCGGAAGTTGTAAAACAAGCACTAGGACTGGTAAAACAAGGTAAAACGTTAGCACTTGCCGTTCCTATTGATAAAAACCTGCCTGCTTTCAGACACAGAAGTTTTAATTTATACAATATCCAACCCGGAGAACAGGGCGGAAAAAGCATAGGTCCTAATAAATTCACCTTCAATGATGAATTAGTAAACGGATGGACCGGAGTTGGAACACAACTGAACGGTATCGGACACATTGGTATTGACAACACTTACTATAACGGGAACAAGGCAACAGATTTCGTAACCGTAGAAGGCGTAAAAAAACTGGGTGTTGAAAAAGTACCTCCTTTCGTTACCCGAGGTGTAGTGCTTGATATGACTGCTCATTATGGAAAATCAATTGTGCCGGGAGGAACAGAATTTACGGTTGAAGACATTAAATCCGTTTTAAAGAAACAAGGACTTACTCTGCGAAAAGGTGATATCGTTCTTTTCAACACCGGATGGCTTGAATTGATCGGTAAAAACAACCAGCAATTTCTGGAAACAGAACCCGGAATAGGAATGGATGCCGCAAAATGGCTTGCCGACCAGGGAATCGTAGCTTTTGGTGGCGACACCTGGGCTTCTGAAGTCTATCCTAACCCAAAAAGTAAGGAAGAATTTCCCATCAATCAGTTTATGCTGGCTAAAAAAGGAATTTATAACCTGGAGCTGATAGACAGCCGTCCTTTGGTAAAACAAAAAGTCTGGGAATTTCTATTTGTGCTGGGACAGCCTTTGTATGTAGGTTCTACTCAGGTGAATGTAAATCCTGTGGCGATTTATTAATTTAAATGCTTACAGTAGGTTGTTTAAAATTTTATATTTATTATTTTAACCACAAAAGGCACAAAAGTTTTTTCAGAACCAAGCCTCATACGTAATAAGTACACCTTAGTTTTGTGAAAATCTCTGATTTTCATCTTGTGTGAACTTTTCTGCAGTATCATTTCAAACTTACTTAAGTGAACTCAAGTGTTTTAAAATGAACCCTTTTGTGACTTTTGTGGTTTGGTAAAATTCAAACAACTTTTATATCCGAGAAACGAAGAGACAATGTAGTTCTGTTTAAAAAAATAAAATTAACCTTAGAATTTATTTTTAGAATTAATACCCAAACTGTGTTACATTGTCAATTTGAATTTTACATTAAAACGGCCTTTCAAAAATTTGAAAGGCCGTTTTGATAAAAAGTAAACATCCGTAATTACGCAGACTTCATCAACTTCCATCTTCCATCACCCAACTTCCTGACTCCGTTATTTTGCAATCGGAATATGCGTGCTCACTGCAATTCTGTTCCAGGCATTGATGGTAATAATCGCCATAATAATCTGAGCGATCTGGTGATCATCAAAGAATTTTTTAGCCTTCTGGAAAGTTTCTTCTGATAATCCGTTTTGACTGATCAGTGTAATTTCCTCTGTCATTGCCAAAAGTACCTGCTCTTCTTCAGTGAAAAATTCTTTCGCTTCTGTCCATCCGTTCAGAATAAAGATTCTTTGAGGATTTTCACCGTATTTGATGGCATCTTTGGTGTGCATATCAAGGCAGAACGCACATTTATTGATCTGTGAAGCCCTGATTTTAATTAATTCCTTCTGAATATGGGTTAAAGAAGTGGTCTGTAAGTATGCTTCTAATCCCATCATTGCTTTGTAAGCTGCTGAATCTACTGTTGCAATATTTAATCTTGCGCTCATAATATGTATTATTTTTTGGTTAATTGATCTATACTTAAAGAATAATGCTGCTGTACCGCCAGTAAAAGAGCGGCTGCACTTCCCACCCATACAGAATAGTTTAGTGGGGCTTTGGAACCTGATGCAATGGTCATAGAGATGGCAAAAACGAGTAGCAGTGCACTGCTTCCATAGGCTGCAAACTTTGTTTTAAATCCAAAAATAAGCATCAAAGGAAAAAGAATTTCTAAAAAGGTTGCGGTATACGCTGAAACCGTACTCAAAGCTTCCGGAAGAAAAAAGGTAAGCTGTCTTGTGTATTCTTTAAAACGCTCCATGTTTCCCCATGAAGAATTTTCTTTGCTCCATAATCCGAACCTGTCTGCTACTGCAGAAAGCATCGTAACGGCGAGAGCCAGTCTTAAAAAAAGTTGCGGAAATTGATATTTTTGATCTGTCATTGCATTAACTTTTAATCACATGACAAATTTCCGTCTTCTGATCCGTAAAAAACTTAAACTGGTTTAAGATCGTAATTTTGCTCTGATTTCACTCAGATATTCCGGAGTAAGATTCAAAAAAGAAGCTATAAGATATTGAGGAATCCTTTGAATAAACCACGGATACAATGTACTGAAATGCATATAAAGTTCTTCTCTGGACATTTCATACAAATAACGGATCCTGCGTTCCGCAGCAGCATATGCCCGCTGGTAGATCATGCGGAAATACCTTTCCATAACAGGATGCTTTTGTAATAATTCTTCCTGACGGTCCAGATCAATCATCAAAACAGAAGAATGTTCCACCGCCTGTATCGAAAAGTTAGTTTGTATCTGCCTTTCGTAAGCAAACGTATCTGTAATCCACCAGTTTTCAATGGCAAATTCCGTTGTCTGCTCTACCCCTTTTTCATTGATAAAAAACTTTCTCAGACATCCTTTCACTACAAAATACATGGTCCGGCAGACTTCACCTTCCAGCACCAGATTTTGCTTCTTTTTCACATCCATTACCTCGAAAAATGATACAATAGAAGTATATTCCTCGTCAGTTACCGTAATAAATTTGTTTAAATGTGATTTGAATAAGTCCATGGTAAGAATTAATACTCAAACTTAACTTTATTTTTTTAGTTTTACAATGAGAAAAATATTGAATCATGGAAATCGTTGCTAAAA
Encoded here:
- a CDS encoding cyclase family protein codes for the protein MKNNLIRMFGLATLLTINSINLKAQTLVNPEDKSWYPSAYGTKDEIGAANLLTPEVVKQALGLVKQGKTLALAVPIDKNLPAFRHRSFNLYNIQPGEQGGKSIGPNKFTFNDELVNGWTGVGTQLNGIGHIGIDNTYYNGNKATDFVTVEGVKKLGVEKVPPFVTRGVVLDMTAHYGKSIVPGGTEFTVEDIKSVLKKQGLTLRKGDIVLFNTGWLELIGKNNQQFLETEPGIGMDAAKWLADQGIVAFGGDTWASEVYPNPKSKEEFPINQFMLAKKGIYNLELIDSRPLVKQKVWEFLFVLGQPLYVGSTQVNVNPVAIY
- a CDS encoding Crp/Fnr family transcriptional regulator gives rise to the protein MDLFKSHLNKFITVTDEEYTSIVSFFEVMDVKKKQNLVLEGEVCRTMYFVVKGCLRKFFINEKGVEQTTEFAIENWWITDTFAYERQIQTNFSIQAVEHSSVLMIDLDRQEELLQKHPVMERYFRMIYQRAYAAAERRIRYLYEMSREELYMHFSTLYPWFIQRIPQYLIASFLNLTPEYLSEIRAKLRS
- a CDS encoding DoxX family protein, encoding MTDQKYQFPQLFLRLALAVTMLSAVADRFGLWSKENSSWGNMERFKEYTRQLTFFLPEALSTVSAYTATFLEILFPLMLIFGFKTKFAAYGSSALLLVFAISMTIASGSKAPLNYSVWVGSAAALLLAVQQHYSLSIDQLTKK
- a CDS encoding carboxymuconolactone decarboxylase family protein, translating into MSARLNIATVDSAAYKAMMGLEAYLQTTSLTHIQKELIKIRASQINKCAFCLDMHTKDAIKYGENPQRIFILNGWTEAKEFFTEEEQVLLAMTEEITLISQNGLSEETFQKAKKFFDDHQIAQIIMAIITINAWNRIAVSTHIPIAK
- a CDS encoding type 1 glutamine amidotransferase domain-containing protein encodes the protein MKKLVFLMLAVFTIGFVQAQTKKSKNMKKKILFVVTSHDKKGSTGEDTGYYLGEVSHPWEVLHKAGYEIDFVSPKGGTPPVDGFDLKDPVNKEFWENKEYKNKIDHSMTPSQVDPKEYSTIFYAGGHGAMWDFADNKELSDIASKIYENGGIVAGVCHGPAGLVNIKLNNGKYLVDGKKINAFTNEEESEVKLTNVVPFLLEDKLKERGAKFEKSGLWQNHVVTDQRVITGQNPQSAKSVGEAIVKELNK
- a CDS encoding aldo/keto reductase; translated protein: MEYRKLGNTDLELSAITHGAFAIGGNMWGGNEKQDSINSIHASLDHGVTSIDTAPFYGFGLSEEMIGEAIKGKDRSKIQLLTKFGLVWDGSNNGKGEFFFDAEDEGKTLPVYKLASKENIIKEVEESLKRLGTDYIDLLQLHWPDSTTPISETMEAMELLIQQGKIRAAGVSNYSVAQMEEANRTLNLASNQVSYSMLNRAIENDLVPYSLENNSGIIVYSPMERGLLTGKYFKETQLKDNDHRNGYFSQFDLNKVKTFLEKIEPIAQEKGASLSQLVLRWTTLQPAITVVLAGARNAHQAIENAKAMSIDLSQEELSYINSALSEI